A section of the Metabacillus endolithicus genome encodes:
- a CDS encoding LapA family protein gives MKRQWSLILAIIFAIIIAIFAVINVEPVEVDYLFGKAEWPLVLIILGSVFMGGFIIASAGVVRILTIHRRLKVAEKENAKLITELETLKDEKEKNVTDLDNKKEEMDHEPTSGA, from the coding sequence ATGAAACGTCAATGGAGTTTAATTCTAGCCATTATTTTTGCCATCATTATTGCCATCTTTGCAGTTATAAATGTTGAGCCAGTTGAGGTTGATTATTTATTTGGAAAAGCAGAATGGCCCCTTGTACTAATTATTTTAGGTTCAGTTTTTATGGGAGGATTTATTATTGCATCTGCAGGAGTTGTTAGAATTTTAACAATCCACCGAAGATTGAAAGTTGCTGAAAAAGAAAATGCGAAATTAATAACGGAGCTAGAAACGTTAAAGGACGAAAAAGAAAAGAATGTAACAGATCTTGATAACAAAAAGGAAGAAATGGATCATGAACCAACATCTGGTGCTTAG
- the dtd gene encoding D-aminoacyl-tRNA deacylase, whose protein sequence is MKVVVQRAKDAQVTVEGDVVGKIKTGVMVLVGITHDDTETDAEYLAEKIAHLRIFEDESGKMNYSLLDIEGEVLSVSQFTLYGDCRKGRRPNYMNAAKPDYANKLYEMFNQKLKEKGLHVETGTFGAMMDVQFTNDGPVTLIIESK, encoded by the coding sequence GTGAAGGTAGTTGTTCAACGAGCTAAGGATGCTCAAGTAACAGTCGAAGGAGACGTTGTTGGAAAAATTAAAACAGGTGTAATGGTACTTGTAGGAATTACACATGACGACACTGAGACAGATGCTGAGTACTTAGCAGAAAAAATCGCTCATTTGAGAATTTTTGAAGATGAATCAGGAAAAATGAATTATTCCTTGCTTGATATAGAAGGTGAAGTACTTTCTGTTTCACAATTCACTTTATATGGTGATTGCCGAAAAGGGAGACGTCCTAATTACATGAATGCAGCAAAGCCAGATTATGCAAACAAGTTATATGAAATGTTTAATCAAAAGTTAAAAGAAAAGGGGCTGCATGTTGAAACTGGGACATTTGGTGCTATGATGGATGTTCAGTTTACAAATGATGGTCCTGTTACATTAATTATTGAGAGTAAATAA
- the secDF gene encoding protein translocase subunit SecDF, producing the protein MVKRGRIIAFFLLVLVVGSIIGLNTNRATSNIILGLDLQGAFEILYEVEPANEGDEITRDVLVSTVNALQKRANVLGVSEPNIQIEGEDRIRVQLAGVSDQNKAREILSTQAELTFRDYEDKEMLNGSDLVEGGAKQSFDEQGKPNVAIQLKDATKFKEVTEEIVGNAPYNQLVIWLDYEEGDSFQEEATKQDPKYLSAPNVDQVFNQTDVTITGNFTIQEAQDLANLLNAGSLPVKLTEMYSTSVGAQFGEQALDQTVLAGIVGIAIIFLFMLFFYRLPGLIAIITLSTYIYLILQVFDWMNGVLTLPGIAALILGVGMAVDANIITYERIKEELKLGRTVRSAFKAGSRRSFATIFDANITTILAGAVLFFFGTSSVKGFATMLIISIIVSFLTAVFLSRILLGLLVESRWLDKKKGYFGVKKEHIISIEETDDDTIAPTRFDNVDFLKHRKKFFMLSTILVFAGIVILVVFRLNLGIDFASGTRVEVQADKSLTTQEVNDEMEKLGLEADDVVLAGNNNEIGVARFIGVLDQQEIAEVKSHFNELYGMDPNVSTVSPTVGKELARNAMYGILIASIGIIIYVAIRFEFYMALASIVALLHDAFFIIAFFSITRLEVDITFIAAVLTIVGYSINDTIVTFDRIRELYKKKKVKTVEDLQLIVNRSLQQTFTRSLNTVLTVVIAVIALMIFGSASITNFSIALLVGLVSGTYSSLFIAAQLWLIWKGKQLTKKKDVPSQVSDEPQV; encoded by the coding sequence ATGGTTAAGCGCGGACGCATAATTGCGTTTTTTCTACTTGTCCTAGTAGTAGGTAGTATTATTGGCCTAAATACAAATAGGGCAACAAGCAACATTATTTTGGGACTAGATTTGCAGGGGGCTTTCGAAATTCTATATGAAGTTGAACCAGCAAACGAAGGGGACGAAATTACAAGGGATGTGCTTGTAAGTACAGTTAATGCTCTGCAAAAGCGTGCAAATGTCCTTGGAGTAAGTGAACCGAATATTCAGATTGAAGGTGAAGATCGAATTCGTGTTCAACTTGCAGGTGTAAGTGATCAAAATAAAGCACGGGAAATTTTATCTACACAAGCTGAATTAACTTTCCGAGATTATGAAGACAAAGAAATGCTTAACGGCTCTGACTTAGTAGAAGGTGGAGCGAAGCAATCATTTGATGAGCAAGGAAAGCCTAATGTTGCGATTCAATTAAAAGATGCAACGAAGTTTAAAGAAGTAACAGAAGAAATTGTGGGGAATGCCCCTTATAATCAACTTGTTATTTGGCTTGATTATGAAGAGGGAGATTCATTCCAAGAAGAAGCAACTAAGCAAGATCCAAAATATCTTTCTGCACCAAATGTTGATCAAGTGTTCAATCAAACAGATGTTACAATTACAGGAAATTTTACAATTCAAGAAGCACAGGATTTAGCGAATTTATTAAATGCAGGTTCTCTTCCAGTTAAATTAACAGAGATGTATTCAACATCTGTAGGAGCTCAGTTTGGTGAGCAGGCATTAGATCAAACAGTTCTGGCTGGAATTGTAGGAATAGCTATCATTTTCCTATTCATGTTATTCTTCTATCGTTTACCAGGTTTGATTGCGATAATTACTCTTTCAACGTACATATACTTAATTCTTCAAGTGTTCGATTGGATGAATGGTGTTTTAACATTACCAGGTATTGCTGCACTTATTCTTGGTGTCGGAATGGCAGTTGATGCGAATATTATCACATATGAACGAATTAAAGAAGAATTAAAACTTGGGCGTACAGTTCGGTCTGCCTTTAAGGCTGGATCAAGACGATCGTTTGCAACGATTTTTGATGCGAATATTACAACCATTCTAGCAGGAGCTGTTCTCTTTTTCTTTGGGACAAGTTCTGTTAAAGGCTTTGCCACAATGTTAATCATTAGTATTATTGTAAGCTTCTTAACGGCTGTATTTTTATCAAGAATCTTGCTTGGACTTTTAGTAGAGAGCCGTTGGCTTGATAAGAAAAAAGGGTATTTTGGTGTGAAGAAAGAGCATATCATCAGTATTGAAGAAACAGATGATGATACGATTGCACCTACTCGTTTTGATAATGTTGATTTCTTAAAACATCGCAAGAAATTTTTCATGTTATCAACAATTCTTGTATTTGCAGGCATTGTCATTTTAGTTGTATTCCGTTTGAATCTTGGAATTGATTTTGCAAGTGGTACACGTGTTGAGGTTCAAGCAGATAAAAGCTTAACAACCCAAGAAGTAAACGATGAAATGGAAAAACTAGGTCTAGAAGCTGATGATGTAGTCTTAGCTGGTAATAACAATGAAATTGGTGTTGCTAGATTTATCGGTGTTCTAGATCAACAAGAAATTGCGGAAGTAAAAAGTCATTTTAATGAATTATATGGTATGGATCCAAATGTAAGTACAGTTTCTCCAACTGTTGGAAAAGAGCTTGCAAGAAATGCAATGTACGGGATATTGATCGCTTCCATTGGAATCATCATTTATGTAGCAATTCGATTTGAGTTTTATATGGCGCTCGCGTCGATTGTTGCCTTGCTTCATGACGCATTCTTTATCATTGCTTTCTTCAGTATTACCCGTTTAGAGGTTGACATTACCTTTATTGCAGCGGTGTTAACAATTGTCGGTTACTCAATTAATGATACAATTGTAACGTTTGACCGGATTAGAGAGCTATACAAGAAGAAAAAGGTTAAAACTGTTGAAGATTTACAGTTAATTGTAAATCGCAGTTTACAGCAAACCTTTACTAGATCCCTTAATACAGTATTGACTGTTGTTATTGCTGTTATAGCGCTAATGATCTTTGGTAGTGCTTCAATTACGAATTTCTCGATTGCTTTACTAGTTGGATTGGTTTCGGGCACCTATTCTTCGTTATTTATTGCTGCTCAGCTATGGCTAATTTGGAAAGGAAAGCAATTAACTAAAAAGAAGGATGTTCCTTCTCAGGTAAGTGACGAACCACAAGTATAA
- the recJ gene encoding single-stranded-DNA-specific exonuclease RecJ: MLKAKTRWMVQSSDETLIGTLIDNLSITPLVASLLVNRGIHSVEEAREFLEIEKQSFHDPFLLKDMDKAVHRIKTAIEQNEHILVYGDYDADGVSSTTVLLTALRTLGANVDFYIPNRFTEGYGPNEAAFRHAHEKGFSLIITVDTGIAAVHEAQVAKELGVDLIITDHHEPGPILPEAIAIIHPKQPGCTYPFKELAGVGVAFKLSHALLGDVPTDLLEVAAIGTIADLVALHDENRLIAKKGINQLKTTKRIGLKALLKIANVKMDEINEDTIGFALGPRINAVGRLQSADPAVDLLLSEDEEEAAAIAEEIDSLNKERQKLVSTMTEEAIEEVETRFPIEDHPVLVIAREGWNPGVVGIVASRLVDRFYRPTIVLSIDREKGIAKGSARSIVGFDLFENLSTCRDILPHFGGHPMAAGMTLNLDDVDLLRERLVEKAQNILTENDFIPVTKVDVSCNLEDISVNSIEEMQLLSPFGMNNPKPVIQIENVTLANVRKIGAEQNHLKLVFSQEDCQLDCVGFGMGYIHDELSPSVTLSAIGELSINEWNNLRKPQIMLQDIKVDEWQLFDFRGTRNVDKLVSSVASIDKSIIVTFQEKTHDYVKSIGFEQKAMFLKTKQDAINLSVQNKHVILMDIPSSLDSFDALFSEGKPARIYSVFQQDSDHFFSTIPTREHFKWYYGFLLKKGSFKLQEQGEQLAAHKGWTKETIEFMSQVFFELEFVTIENGVISTNSSTRKRDLTESKTYAQKQMRIELEKTLLYTSYMQLKQWFEERFPLDAPVGV, translated from the coding sequence ATGTTAAAGGCAAAAACAAGATGGATGGTTCAATCATCTGATGAAACCTTAATTGGGACACTAATTGATAACTTATCCATTACACCGTTAGTCGCATCTTTACTTGTAAATAGAGGCATACATTCAGTAGAAGAAGCACGTGAATTCTTGGAAATTGAAAAACAATCTTTTCATGATCCGTTTCTTCTAAAAGATATGGACAAGGCTGTCCACCGAATAAAAACGGCGATAGAACAAAATGAGCATATATTAGTTTATGGAGATTATGATGCTGATGGAGTAAGCAGTACAACTGTATTATTAACAGCTTTACGTACACTGGGTGCAAACGTAGATTTCTATATTCCAAATCGATTTACCGAGGGATATGGACCAAATGAAGCTGCTTTTAGACATGCACATGAAAAGGGTTTTTCTTTAATCATTACAGTCGATACAGGAATTGCAGCAGTTCATGAAGCTCAAGTGGCAAAAGAATTAGGGGTAGACTTGATTATTACTGACCACCATGAGCCAGGTCCGATCCTTCCAGAAGCAATTGCGATTATCCATCCAAAACAACCAGGGTGTACCTATCCTTTTAAAGAGCTTGCTGGGGTTGGAGTTGCCTTTAAATTAAGTCATGCTCTGCTTGGTGACGTTCCAACTGATTTATTAGAAGTAGCAGCAATAGGAACAATTGCAGATTTAGTAGCACTTCATGATGAAAATAGATTAATAGCTAAAAAAGGTATAAATCAGTTAAAAACAACAAAACGTATTGGACTAAAAGCATTGTTGAAAATTGCCAATGTCAAGATGGATGAAATAAATGAGGATACGATAGGTTTTGCACTGGGGCCGCGAATTAATGCAGTTGGTCGTTTACAATCAGCTGACCCCGCAGTGGATCTTCTTCTTTCTGAAGATGAAGAGGAAGCTGCAGCTATTGCAGAGGAAATTGATTCTCTTAACAAAGAACGTCAGAAACTTGTTAGCACAATGACAGAAGAAGCAATTGAGGAGGTTGAAACTCGTTTTCCGATCGAGGATCATCCAGTTCTAGTTATTGCTAGAGAAGGCTGGAATCCAGGTGTGGTTGGTATAGTTGCATCAAGGCTTGTAGATCGTTTTTATCGTCCAACAATTGTTTTAAGCATTGATAGAGAAAAAGGAATTGCAAAAGGATCAGCTCGAAGTATCGTTGGCTTTGATTTGTTTGAAAATCTATCAACATGTCGCGATATTCTTCCTCATTTTGGTGGGCACCCAATGGCAGCAGGTATGACACTAAATCTGGATGATGTTGATTTACTAAGAGAAAGACTTGTTGAAAAGGCACAAAACATATTAACAGAAAATGATTTTATACCGGTAACAAAAGTGGATGTAAGCTGTAATTTAGAAGATATTTCAGTTAATTCAATAGAAGAAATGCAGCTTCTTTCACCCTTTGGAATGAACAATCCTAAACCTGTTATTCAAATTGAAAATGTTACATTAGCAAATGTTCGGAAAATTGGTGCTGAACAAAATCATCTAAAGTTGGTTTTTTCTCAAGAAGATTGTCAGCTTGATTGCGTTGGGTTTGGTATGGGGTATATCCATGATGAACTTTCACCCTCTGTTACTTTATCAGCAATTGGGGAACTATCTATTAATGAGTGGAATAATCTTCGCAAACCACAAATCATGTTACAAGACATTAAGGTTGATGAGTGGCAGCTGTTTGATTTTAGAGGAACAAGAAATGTGGACAAGCTAGTAAGTTCAGTAGCAAGTATAGATAAAAGCATAATTGTTACTTTTCAGGAAAAAACGCATGATTATGTGAAGAGTATAGGCTTCGAACAAAAAGCTATGTTTTTAAAAACAAAACAAGATGCCATAAATCTATCTGTTCAAAATAAACATGTTATTTTAATGGATATTCCATCATCACTAGATTCTTTTGATGCGCTTTTTTCTGAAGGAAAGCCTGCAAGAATTTACTCGGTATTTCAACAAGATTCAGATCACTTTTTTTCAACGATTCCGACAAGAGAACACTTTAAATGGTATTATGGATTTCTTTTAAAGAAAGGCTCTTTTAAGCTTCAAGAGCAAGGTGAACAACTAGCTGCTCATAAGGGTTGGACAAAAGAAACAATTGAGTTCATGTCACAGGTGTTTTTTGAACTAGAATTTGTTACAATAGAAAATGGTGTTATTTCGACAAATTCTTCAACTCGAAAACGAGATTTAACAGAATCGAAAACATATGCCCAAAAACAAATGAGAATAGAACTAGAAAAAACGTTATTATATACATCTTACATGCAGCTTAAGCAGTGGTTTGAAGAAAGATTTCCATTAGATGCGCCTGTAGGTGTATAA
- a CDS encoding N-acetylmuramoyl-L-alanine amidase: MIRKNRTNMICFILLFTAFLLNSSVIKAENKHVIINVEQDYVRSGAGLTYSVIAKVKKGQTFNVLEKKRNWFKIKLSPTSSGWIPSWFTIKENTDSKLANKKTTNYEVISLASGLRIRSGPGLSFDMIGSFEYGKTAIYLDKSGEWTQILYSGKTGWVSNSYIEKTNRTSTRMAKGIVTAPILSIRDKGTFTGKVLSSLPKNTEVMILQEKNNWYKISFKNKTGWVAGWFIKKTADTHFDTDLSKSDQTVKIIFDGTNIRSGTSTQNTIVKRVNLGDTFQILETDGDWYKIALDDRKSGYVAGWVVETSGVTDPIRRPGAAQYVKGKTIVIDPGHGGQDGGAVGNGGTLEKNLTLTTAKLVYDKLKSAGANVFITRSTDTYISLNSRVSTSHYRNAEAFISLHYDSAVDPNASGTSAYFYHSLKDAPLAFRLNKELAQQTRLNDRGVKFGNFHVLRENHSPAVLLELGFLSNRTEELTINSTSYQEHASQGIFNGIAYYFK; encoded by the coding sequence TTGATTCGCAAAAACCGAACCAACATGATTTGTTTCATACTTTTATTTACAGCTTTTTTATTGAATTCTTCTGTTATAAAGGCCGAAAACAAACATGTGATCATAAATGTAGAACAAGACTATGTTAGAAGTGGAGCTGGTCTTACCTATTCAGTTATTGCCAAAGTTAAAAAGGGACAAACATTTAATGTGTTAGAAAAGAAAAGGAACTGGTTTAAAATTAAACTTTCCCCAACTTCTTCAGGATGGATCCCAAGTTGGTTTACTATAAAAGAAAATACTGATTCCAAACTTGCAAATAAAAAAACGACTAATTATGAAGTCATATCACTCGCATCTGGACTTAGAATTCGTTCAGGTCCTGGATTATCTTTTGATATGATTGGAAGCTTTGAATATGGAAAAACAGCAATATATCTTGACAAAAGCGGTGAGTGGACACAAATACTCTATTCGGGTAAAACAGGTTGGGTGTCCAACAGTTACATAGAGAAAACGAATAGGACGTCAACTAGAATGGCAAAGGGAATTGTTACAGCTCCTATTTTAAGTATTAGAGATAAAGGAACTTTCACAGGTAAGGTTCTATCATCACTACCAAAAAACACAGAGGTGATGATTCTTCAAGAAAAAAACAACTGGTATAAAATATCTTTTAAAAATAAAACTGGCTGGGTTGCAGGATGGTTTATCAAAAAAACAGCAGATACCCATTTCGATACAGATTTAAGCAAGTCTGATCAAACCGTAAAAATAATATTCGATGGAACCAATATCCGTTCAGGGACTTCTACGCAGAACACGATTGTGAAAAGAGTCAATTTAGGTGATACATTTCAAATTCTTGAAACAGATGGAGATTGGTATAAGATTGCCCTTGATGACAGAAAAAGTGGATATGTTGCCGGATGGGTTGTTGAAACGAGTGGTGTAACTGATCCAATAAGAAGACCAGGTGCCGCACAATATGTTAAAGGTAAAACAATTGTTATAGACCCTGGACATGGGGGCCAAGATGGTGGAGCAGTTGGCAATGGGGGGACGTTAGAGAAAAATCTTACCCTTACAACAGCAAAGCTAGTATATGATAAGCTGAAATCAGCTGGAGCAAATGTGTTTATCACAAGATCAACAGACACATACATTAGCTTAAATTCAAGAGTCAGCACATCTCATTATCGAAATGCAGAAGCGTTTATAAGTCTTCACTATGACAGTGCTGTTGACCCAAATGCATCAGGTACTTCAGCCTACTTCTATCACTCACTTAAGGATGCACCATTAGCCTTCAGGCTTAACAAAGAGCTAGCTCAACAAACAAGGCTTAATGATCGTGGCGTCAAATTTGGGAATTTCCATGTTCTTAGAGAAAACCATTCACCCGCAGTCCTATTAGAGCTTGGATTTTTAAGTAATCGAACTGAAGAATTAACGATAAACAGTACCAGTTATCAAGAACATGCTTCACAAGGGATCTTTAATGGAATTGCGTACTACTTCAAATAA
- the hisS gene encoding histidine--tRNA ligase yields the protein MSFQIPRGTQDILPGEVEKWQFVENTARDLCNRYQYKEIRTPIFEHTELFARGVGESTDIVQKEMYTFLDRKGRSITLRPEGTASTVRSFVEKKLYANPSQPTKLYYIGPMFRYERPQTGRFRQFVQFGVEALGSNDPAIDAEVISLAMNLYQTLGLKSLKLVINSLGDAESRKAHREALIAHFEPRIEEFCSDCQTRLKQNPLRILDCKKDRDHELMETAPSILEFLNDDSKKYFQKVQDYLGANGISFEVDPGLVRGLDYYNHTAFEIMSNAEGFGAITTLCGGGRYNGLAQDIGGPETPGIGFALSIERLLAALEAEKIELPITSSIDCYVVTMGDQAKDRAVSLLYEMRNAGLIAEKDYEDKKMKAQFKSADRHQAKYVAVLGDDELERNVIAVKNMETGTQEEVSIEEVISYLTSKL from the coding sequence ATGTCATTCCAGATTCCTAGAGGAACTCAGGATATTTTACCTGGAGAAGTTGAGAAATGGCAGTTTGTTGAGAATACTGCTAGAGATTTATGTAACAGATATCAGTATAAGGAGATTCGCACGCCAATATTTGAACATACGGAGTTGTTTGCAAGAGGTGTTGGAGAGAGTACCGATATTGTACAAAAGGAAATGTATACCTTTTTGGATCGTAAAGGAAGAAGTATTACTCTTCGGCCTGAGGGAACAGCTTCAACTGTAAGATCATTTGTAGAAAAAAAGCTTTATGCGAATCCATCACAGCCAACTAAGCTTTATTATATCGGACCTATGTTTAGATATGAACGACCACAAACTGGACGATTTCGTCAATTTGTCCAATTTGGTGTAGAAGCATTAGGAAGTAATGATCCTGCAATTGATGCAGAAGTAATTTCTTTAGCAATGAATTTATACCAAACACTTGGATTAAAGAGCTTAAAGCTAGTAATTAATAGCTTAGGTGATGCAGAAAGTCGTAAAGCTCATCGTGAAGCACTAATAGCTCACTTTGAACCTCGAATTGAAGAGTTTTGTTCTGATTGCCAGACGCGTCTGAAGCAAAATCCATTACGGATCTTAGATTGTAAAAAAGATCGTGACCATGAATTAATGGAAACTGCTCCATCCATTTTAGAATTTTTAAACGATGATTCTAAGAAGTATTTCCAAAAAGTTCAAGATTATTTAGGTGCAAATGGTATCTCATTTGAAGTAGATCCAGGACTAGTAAGAGGGTTAGATTATTATAACCATACCGCTTTTGAAATTATGAGTAATGCTGAGGGCTTTGGTGCTATTACCACTCTATGTGGTGGTGGGCGCTATAATGGATTGGCTCAAGACATAGGAGGGCCTGAAACACCTGGAATTGGTTTTGCTTTGAGCATTGAGCGTTTATTAGCAGCACTTGAAGCAGAAAAAATTGAACTTCCAATTACTTCATCTATTGACTGTTATGTGGTTACAATGGGGGATCAGGCTAAAGATCGTGCCGTTTCCTTACTTTATGAAATGAGAAATGCAGGTCTTATTGCAGAAAAAGATTATGAAGATAAAAAAATGAAGGCTCAATTTAAATCTGCTGACCGTCATCAAGCAAAATATGTGGCGGTACTAGGTGATGATGAGCTTGAAAGAAATGTGATTGCCGTTAAAAATATGGAAACAGGCACTCAAGAAGAAGTTTCAATAGAAGAAGTTATATCATATCTAACATCTAAGTTATAA
- a CDS encoding cation diffusion facilitator family transporter produces MGKNDRFKQAEFAAMIGVVGNIVLAIVKGAVGVIAESRALVADAVHSASDVAGSLAVFIGVRAAKQPPDEDHPYGHGKAESIAAIIVAVLLFLVGLEIGKSSFESFFEEIEAPKPLAIYAVILSIVVKEWMFRYKFKLGKRIKSDAIIVNAYEHRSDVYSSIAALAGIGAAIIGQKMGIDWLVYADPVAGLFVAILVIKMAWKLGAESIHTTLDHVLHDEDVVDLKDTVSKISEVKKIDELHAREHGHYVIVDIKVSVDPHITVEEGHNIGKLVKEKLMSEHEHVQNVMVHINPYSP; encoded by the coding sequence ATGGGGAAAAATGATCGATTTAAGCAAGCTGAGTTTGCTGCCATGATTGGAGTAGTTGGAAATATTGTACTTGCAATTGTGAAAGGGGCAGTTGGTGTTATTGCAGAAAGTCGTGCATTAGTAGCAGATGCTGTTCACTCTGCATCAGATGTGGCAGGGTCATTAGCTGTTTTCATAGGTGTACGTGCTGCAAAACAGCCCCCTGATGAAGATCATCCTTATGGACATGGAAAAGCAGAGTCAATTGCTGCCATTATTGTAGCTGTTCTTTTGTTTTTAGTAGGACTTGAAATTGGTAAATCTTCCTTCGAGTCTTTTTTTGAGGAAATTGAAGCACCGAAGCCACTTGCAATATATGCAGTCATATTGTCAATTGTAGTTAAAGAATGGATGTTTCGATATAAGTTTAAATTGGGTAAAAGAATAAAAAGTGATGCTATCATTGTAAATGCTTATGAGCATCGCTCAGATGTTTATTCTTCCATAGCTGCTTTGGCTGGTATTGGTGCCGCGATAATTGGTCAAAAGATGGGAATAGACTGGCTTGTTTATGCAGATCCTGTTGCAGGACTATTTGTAGCTATATTGGTTATAAAGATGGCCTGGAAGCTTGGTGCTGAATCAATTCATACAACACTTGATCATGTTTTGCATGATGAAGATGTTGTTGATCTTAAGGATACAGTGAGTAAAATAAGTGAGGTTAAAAAAATTGATGAGTTGCATGCCAGAGAACATGGACATTATGTTATCGTAGATATTAAAGTTTCCGTTGACCCTCACATAACGGTTGAAGAAGGTCATAACATAGGGAAGCTTGTAAAAGAAAAGCTAATGAGTGAGCATGAACACGTACAAAATGTAATGGTACATATTAACCCTTACTCACCTTAG
- a CDS encoding post-transcriptional regulator — translation MNKQPIDEFRHHVKPAIKSKLEEFMILGYEDVSEEKLWSFLKTKKWKKTPELYVHEVVRDILSLKVGDFMNYATVESFKGGNWFESDEGKDLLKGLI, via the coding sequence ATGAATAAGCAGCCAATTGATGAATTCCGTCATCATGTGAAACCTGCAATTAAGAGCAAATTAGAAGAATTTATGATTTTAGGCTATGAGGATGTTTCTGAAGAAAAGCTTTGGTCATTTCTAAAAACAAAAAAATGGAAAAAAACACCTGAACTTTATGTACATGAGGTTGTGCGTGATATTCTTTCATTAAAAGTTGGAGATTTTATGAACTATGCCACTGTTGAATCATTTAAAGGAGGAAATTGGTTCGAAAGTGACGAAGGTAAAGATTTGTTAAAAGGTTTGATTTAA
- a CDS encoding adenine phosphoribosyltransferase, with amino-acid sequence MDLKQFVTVVPDYPKPGIQFKDITTLMDNGDAYRYATDQIVEYAREKHIDLVVGPEARGFIIGCPVAYSLGVGFAPVRKEGKLPREVVRVEYGLEYGKDVLTIHKDAIKPGQRVLITDDLLATGGTIEATIKLVEELGGIVAGIAFLIELSYLDGRKLLDGYDVLTLMKF; translated from the coding sequence ATGGATTTAAAGCAATTCGTAACAGTCGTACCTGATTATCCGAAACCAGGAATTCAATTCAAGGATATTACAACATTAATGGATAATGGGGATGCGTATAGATATGCGACAGACCAAATTGTTGAATATGCTCGTGAAAAGCATATTGATCTTGTTGTTGGTCCTGAAGCACGTGGCTTTATTATTGGTTGCCCTGTTGCTTATTCACTAGGAGTAGGTTTTGCCCCTGTTCGTAAAGAGGGTAAATTACCTCGTGAAGTAGTTCGTGTTGAATATGGTCTTGAATATGGGAAAGATGTATTAACTATTCATAAAGATGCGATCAAGCCAGGACAACGTGTTTTAATTACAGATGATTTATTAGCAACAGGAGGAACAATTGAAGCAACCATTAAACTTGTTGAAGAGCTTGGTGGTATTGTTGCGGGGATTGCTTTTCTAATTGAGTTATCTTATTTAGATGGCCGTAAATTATTAGATGGCTATGATGTATTAACATTAATGAAATTTTAA